The Streptomyces camelliae genome window below encodes:
- a CDS encoding amino-acid N-acetyltransferase has product MSAEHPEASAKAITVRRARTSDVPAVRHLLDAYVRDRILLDKATVTLYEDIQEFWVAERDDNAEVVGCGALHVMWEDLAEVRTLAVNPGLKGSGVGHQLLEKLLQTARWLGVRRVFCLTFEVDFFGKHGFVEIGETPVDTDVYAELLRSYDEGVAEFLGLERVKPNTLGNSRMLLHL; this is encoded by the coding sequence ATGTCAGCAGAGCACCCCGAAGCCTCCGCAAAAGCCATCACGGTCCGCCGGGCGCGGACCAGCGATGTCCCGGCCGTACGCCACCTCCTCGACGCCTACGTGCGTGACCGCATCCTGCTCGACAAAGCCACCGTCACGCTTTACGAGGACATCCAGGAGTTCTGGGTCGCGGAACGCGACGACAACGCCGAGGTGGTCGGCTGCGGTGCGCTGCACGTCATGTGGGAGGACCTCGCGGAAGTCCGCACTCTCGCGGTGAACCCCGGCCTCAAGGGCTCCGGCGTCGGCCATCAGTTGCTGGAGAAGTTGCTCCAGACCGCGCGCTGGCTCGGTGTTCGCCGGGTTTTCTGCCTGACCTTCGAAGTCGACTTCTTCGGGAAGCACGGCTTCGTCGAGATCGGAGAGACGCCCGTCGACACCGATGTCTACGCGGAGCTGTTGCGTTCCTATGACGAGGGCGTCGCCGAGTTCCTCGGTCTCGAACGAGTGAAACCGAACACCTTGGGCAACAGCCGGATGCTTCTGCATCTGTGA
- a CDS encoding BlaI/MecI/CopY family transcriptional regulator, with protein MTRVWKWNRPVTVREVLEDLQQERSIAYTTVMTVLDNLHQKGWVRREAEGRAYRYEAVSTRAAYAAALMNDAWSQSDNPAAALVAFFGMMSEEQRQALRDAVRIVQGPETLEPPEAAEPRQGENPDSAEGTVGR; from the coding sequence ATGACGCGGGTGTGGAAGTGGAACCGCCCGGTGACCGTTCGAGAAGTCCTGGAAGACCTCCAACAGGAACGCTCGATCGCGTACACCACCGTGATGACCGTTTTGGACAATCTCCATCAGAAGGGCTGGGTGCGCCGCGAGGCGGAAGGCCGGGCCTATCGATATGAGGCCGTCTCGACGCGAGCCGCGTACGCCGCCGCCCTGATGAACGACGCATGGTCGCAGAGCGACAACCCGGCCGCCGCTCTCGTCGCCTTCTTCGGGATGATGAGCGAGGAACAGCGCCAGGCCCTCCGGGACGCCGTACGCATCGTCCAGGGCCCGGAAACCCTGGAACCCCCCGAAGCCGCCGAACCGCGGCAAGGAGAGAACCCCGACTCGGCAGAGGGCACGGTCGGGCGATAG